In Antechinus flavipes isolate AdamAnt ecotype Samford, QLD, Australia chromosome 3, AdamAnt_v2, whole genome shotgun sequence, a genomic segment contains:
- the CD28 gene encoding T-cell-specific surface glycoprotein CD28, with amino-acid sequence MILRVLLILSFFPLVQLTDKILVKQPPWLIADNHEAVTLACNYTYDKIPSEFRASLQKGTNSALEVCFVYVNGTHKPLLSSTEDFSCNVDFDNKTVKFQLWNMSVNQTDIYFCKIEFMYPPPYLSNEKINGTIIYVKEKEVCPTPGTPESPKPFWAVVAALCVLASYSMLITVAFFNCWLKSKKNRILHSDYMNMTPRRPGPTKKHYQPYAPTRDYAAYRS; translated from the exons ACAAGATTTTGGTCAAACAGCCACCCTGGCTTATAGCTGACAATCATGAAGCGGTAACCCTTGCCTGTAACTACACCTATGATAAAATTCCAAGTGAATTTCGAGCTTCACTCCAAAAGGGAACAAACAGTGCCCTTGAAGTCTGTTTTGTGTATGTAAATGGAACCCATAAGCCCTTGCTTTCCTCAACTGAGGACTTCAGCTGCAATGTGGATTTTGATAACAAAACAGTGAAGTTCCAACTCTGGAATATGAGTGTCAACCAAACGGATATTTACTTCTGTAAAATCGAATTCATGTATCCTCCTCCATATCTCTCCAACGAAAAGATCAATGGAACCATCATCTACGTGAAAG agaAGGAGGTCTGTCCAACTCCTGGAACTCCTGAGTCTCCCAAGCCCTTTTGGGCAGTTGTTGCGGCTTTATGTGTCCTTGCTTCCTATAGCATGTTAATTACAGTGGCTTTTTTTAACTGCTGG TTGAAGAGCAAAAAGAACAGGATTCTCCACAGTGACTACATGAACATGACTCCTCGGAGACCAGGACCAACCAAAAAACATTATCAACCTTATGCCCCAACTAGGGACTATGCTGCCTATCGATCCTGA